The Streptococcus pluranimalium genome contains a region encoding:
- the upp gene encoding uracil phosphoribosyltransferase has protein sequence MGKFQVISHPLIQHKLSILRRSTTPTKDFRELVDEIAMLMGYEVSRDLPLEDVEIETPVTTTVQKQLAGKKLAIVPILRAGIGMVDGLLSLVPAAKVGHIGMYRDEETLEPVEYLVKLPEDIDQRQIFLVDPMLATGGSAILAVDSLKKRGATNIRFVCLVAAPEGVEKLQAAHPDVDIYTASLDEKLNEHGYIVPGLGDAGDRLFGTK, from the coding sequence ATGGGAAAATTCCAAGTCATTTCACATCCGCTCATTCAACATAAACTCTCAATCCTACGTCGTTCAACAACTCCGACAAAAGATTTTAGAGAATTAGTTGATGAAATTGCTATGTTGATGGGGTACGAAGTGTCTCGTGACTTACCTCTTGAAGACGTTGAAATTGAAACGCCAGTGACAACAACTGTTCAGAAACAATTGGCTGGTAAAAAATTAGCTATCGTTCCTATTCTTCGTGCTGGTATCGGTATGGTTGACGGCCTGCTGAGTCTGGTTCCAGCTGCCAAAGTTGGTCACATAGGGATGTATCGTGACGAAGAAACACTTGAACCAGTTGAGTACTTGGTCAAACTACCAGAAGATATTGATCAACGTCAAATTTTCTTGGTTGATCCAATGCTTGCTACTGGTGGTTCAGCTATCTTGGCTGTAGATTCACTAAAAAAACGTGGTGCGACCAATATCCGCTTTGTTTGTTTGGTGGCTGCACCAGAAGGTGTTGAAAAATTACAAGCAGCACACCCAGATGTAGATATCTACACAGCTTCGCTTGATGAAAAACTCAATGAGCATGGCTACATTGTTCCAGGTCTAGGTGATGCAGGTGATCGTCTCTTTGGTACAAAATAG
- a CDS encoding cystathionine gamma-synthase, with translation MTKDYQLATVLAQAGIKSDDVTGSLVSPIHLSTTYQHPEFGKSTGYDYTRTKNPTRTRLEATLAKIEKADYAIATSSGMSAVVLAFSVFSYGSKVVAARDLYGGSFRWFNNQESEGRFSFTYANTQEEMIAAIDASTDIVYIETPTNPLMVEFDIAKVAQVAHAHGAKVLVDNTFYSPVYQNPILLGADIVIHSATKYLSGHNDVLAGVVVTDDQFLFDQLMYHYNTTGPNLSPLDSYLLMRGLKTLKIRMEAATKNAQELVAFLENHQAIKEVLYTGKGGMISFKVKDQGKIPVLLNHLNIISFAESLGGVESLITYPATQTHADIPSEVRASYGLTDDLLRLSVGIEDIEDLKADLEQALSK, from the coding sequence ATGACAAAAGATTATCAGTTAGCTACTGTTTTAGCACAAGCGGGTATTAAATCAGATGATGTGACAGGATCACTAGTTTCTCCGATCCATTTATCCACTACCTACCAACATCCAGAATTTGGAAAATCAACAGGTTATGATTATACGAGAACAAAAAATCCTACCAGAACAAGGTTAGAAGCCACTCTAGCTAAGATTGAAAAAGCAGATTATGCCATAGCAACGAGCTCGGGGATGAGTGCGGTTGTATTAGCATTTTCAGTGTTTTCATACGGCAGTAAGGTGGTTGCGGCGCGTGATTTGTATGGTGGGTCATTCCGTTGGTTTAACAATCAAGAATCTGAAGGCCGTTTTTCGTTTACTTATGCCAATACTCAAGAGGAAATGATTGCTGCCATTGATGCATCAACTGATATTGTCTATATCGAAACGCCAACTAATCCATTGATGGTTGAATTTGATATTGCAAAAGTGGCTCAAGTAGCCCATGCTCACGGCGCAAAAGTGTTAGTCGATAATACTTTTTATAGTCCTGTTTACCAAAATCCGATTCTGCTTGGTGCTGACATTGTTATCCATTCAGCGACAAAGTATTTATCAGGGCACAACGATGTCTTAGCTGGTGTGGTGGTGACAGATGACCAATTCTTGTTTGACCAGCTCATGTATCATTACAATACGACAGGACCTAATTTATCGCCACTTGATTCTTATCTTTTGATGCGTGGTCTCAAAACCCTCAAAATTCGTATGGAGGCTGCAACTAAAAATGCCCAAGAGCTGGTTGCATTTTTGGAAAATCATCAAGCTATCAAAGAAGTTCTATATACAGGCAAGGGTGGGATGATTTCCTTTAAGGTTAAAGATCAAGGGAAGATTCCAGTACTCTTAAATCATTTAAACATCATTAGTTTTGCGGAGAGCTTGGGAGGTGTGGAAAGTTTAATTACCTATCCAGCAACGCAAACACATGCAGATATTCCATCAGAAGTCCGTGCCTCTTACGGGTTAACAGACGACTTGCTACGGCTGTCTGTTGGTATTGAAGACATCGAAGATTTAAAAGCAGATTTAGAGCAAGCCTTGAGCAAATAA
- a CDS encoding MalY/PatB family protein has translation MTKYNFTDVPERLKTNAIKWQKVKEDPEIIPLWIADIDFQVFPEMTKALEEFAKTSVFGYDAPKESLYQAIQSWEKKQHQVTIDKEDIVLIEGVVPAISVALNAFTNKGDAVLINTPVYPPFARSVKLAERLLVTNSLVDQDGHFEIDFERLEKELVDNQVKLYIFCSPHNPGGRVWTKEEIIKVAELCRKHGVYLVSDEIHQDLALFGNEHHSLLSVDPDYQDFALVLTSATKTFNIAGTKNSFALIPNAKLRKAFKDAQLVNNQHEVSTLGFLATEIALRDGKAWLDELKTVLEMNINLLTQTLRTKTKIKVMKPEGTYLVWLDFSDYGIDHNELGRMIQEDAKLILNDGLTFGKEGEYHFRLNTATPTHLLEKALNRLVKVFPKI, from the coding sequence ATGACCAAGTATAATTTTACAGACGTTCCAGAGCGTCTCAAAACCAATGCCATTAAATGGCAAAAGGTCAAAGAAGATCCGGAAATTATTCCTTTATGGATCGCTGATATAGACTTTCAAGTTTTTCCAGAAATGACAAAAGCCCTAGAAGAGTTTGCTAAGACCTCAGTTTTTGGTTACGACGCTCCTAAAGAGAGTCTCTATCAAGCCATTCAAAGCTGGGAAAAAAAGCAACATCAAGTCACTATTGATAAAGAAGACATTGTCTTGATTGAAGGTGTTGTTCCGGCTATTTCAGTAGCGCTCAATGCTTTTACCAATAAGGGAGATGCGGTTCTTATTAACACACCGGTTTACCCTCCTTTTGCTCGCAGTGTCAAATTAGCAGAGCGACTCTTGGTTACTAATTCTCTGGTGGACCAGGATGGTCATTTTGAAATTGATTTTGAGCGACTGGAAAAAGAGCTGGTTGATAATCAGGTAAAGCTTTACATCTTCTGTAGCCCTCATAATCCTGGCGGTCGTGTTTGGACGAAGGAGGAGATTATCAAAGTGGCTGAGCTTTGTCGTAAGCACGGTGTTTATCTTGTTTCAGATGAAATTCATCAAGACTTAGCTCTTTTTGGCAATGAGCACCATAGTCTTTTATCTGTCGATCCTGACTATCAAGATTTTGCCTTGGTATTGACAAGTGCGACAAAGACCTTCAATATTGCAGGGACCAAGAATAGCTTTGCACTAATCCCAAATGCTAAACTAAGAAAAGCTTTTAAAGATGCCCAATTAGTTAACAATCAACACGAAGTTTCGACGTTAGGCTTTTTGGCCACAGAAATAGCTCTTAGAGACGGAAAAGCTTGGCTAGATGAGCTGAAAACTGTTCTTGAGATGAATATCAATTTACTCACCCAAACCTTGAGAACCAAAACAAAGATCAAAGTTATGAAGCCAGAAGGCACCTACTTAGTTTGGCTAGATTTTTCTGATTATGGTATCGATCATAATGAACTGGGTCGAATGATTCAAGAAGATGCCAAATTGATTTTGAATGATGGTTTAACGTTTGGAAAAGAAGGAGAGTATCATTTCCGCTTGAACACAGCCACACCTACACATTTACTAGAGAAAGCACTTAATCGCTTGGTAAAAGTCTTTCCCAAAATCTAG